The following proteins are co-located in the Periplaneta americana isolate PAMFEO1 chromosome 12, P.americana_PAMFEO1_priV1, whole genome shotgun sequence genome:
- the LOC138710998 gene encoding isocitrate dehydrogenase [NAD] subunit gamma, mitochondrial-like gives MPNYAYSFLNLFLRFRSASNGIWVIRRHSHLPKALYGGRHIVTMLPGSGIGPELMCAVKHVFMCGGVPVNFEEIETTSDIDCEESLNHAITSIRRNGVGIKGNIEACQVIQDVVSRNVVVRNQLDLYVNVLNCKAYPSVPSRHKDLDLILIRHNTEGEYSMIEHESVKGLVESMRITTRMNSERVARFCFEYAKNRCRKKVTSIHNKKIMTVSDGLFLSTSSEVAKEYPEIEHTDMSLNEFCMKVVTNPQQFDVLLLPNLYGNIVSHVVCGMIRGAGLISGENYGDHYAVFETGTRNAGTQIAGKNIANPVSMLNASVDMLKYLGYYFHADIIKTAIHKTINEDCIHTPDLGGKATSSDVLGNIISYVYEARMAANWPYPKPHGVKGERYSIPH, from the exons ATGCCGAATTATGCTTATTCATTCTTGAATCTCTTCCTTCGTTTTCGAAGTGCAAGCAATGGAATATGGGTCATACGTCGACAT AGTCATCTTCCAAAAGCTCTGTATGGAGGGCGACATATTGTCACCATGCTACCTGGAAGTGGAATCGGACCTGAACTCATGTGCGCTGTGAAGCACGTGTTCAT GTGTGGTGGTGTTCCTGTGAATTTTGAAGAGATTGAAACGACTTCGGATATCGATTGCGAAGAAAGTCTGAACCATGCAATTACTTCCATTAGGAGAAATGGCGTCGGTATAAAAG GAAATATCGAGGCATGTCAGGTGATACAGGATGTAGTGTCTCGAAATGTGGTAGTACGCAACCAGCTTGACCTGTATGTGAATGTGCTGAACTGCAAGGCGTATCCCTCCGTCCCGAGTCGACACAAAGATCTGGACCTGATACTGATCCGACACAACACCGAAGGCGAATACTCCATGATAGAACATGAG AGCGTGAAGGGCCTGGTAGAAAGCATGAGAATCACAACCAGAATGAACTCGGAACGAGTGGCCCGCTTTTGTTTTGAATATGCAAAGAATCGCTGTCGGAAGAAGGTAACCAGTATCCACAACAAAAAGATCAT GACTGTATCTGACGGATTGTTCTTGAGCACATCCTCCGAAGTTGCAAAGGAGTATCCTGAGATCGAACACACTGACATGAGTCTAAACGAATTCTGCATGAAGGTGGTAACAAATCCGCAACAATTTGATGTTCTTCTGCTACCCAATCTATATGGGAATATTGTATCTCATGTTGTGTGTGGTATGATAAGGGGAGCTGGCCTCATTTCTGGAGAAAACTATGGCGACCAC TATGCAGTATTTGAGACTGGAACACGTAATGCAGGCACGCAGATCGCTGGAAAAAACATTGCAAACCCAGTCTCAATGCTAAATGCATCAGTGGACATGTTAAAATATCTGGGATATTACTTCCATGCAGACATAATTAAAACGGCAATTCATAAGACTATCAATGAAGACTGCATCCATACACCAG ATCTAGGAGGCAAAGCAACAAGTTCTGATGTTCTTGGAAACATAATCTCTTACGTTTACGAAGCCAGGATGGCTGCGAAttg gccTTATCCAAAACCTCATGGAGTGAAAGGAG AGAGATATTCTATTCCACATTAA